The genomic window ATATCTTTAATGATATACGAAACACTGCTAATCAAATGTATGAGCCACTTGGTGATCGTCAAGGGTCTTCGCCCATTCGTGAAACCGAGATTCAAGAAGGAGAGCCTATTTCCATTTTACTAGCTGGTGTTGACCATACACCTGGTCGTGAAGAAGATGTCGTAGGTCGTTCAGACTCCATTATTGTGATGACATTAAATCCGGTAGAACGATCTACGAAGATGCTTTCTATTCCGCGCGATACACGTGTGAACATTGTCGGTAGAGGGACAACAGAAAAAATTAACCACGCCCACGCATACGGCGGGGCAGAAATGTTAATTAATACGATTGAAGAAGCGTTTGATATCCCTATTGATCACTATGCCGGAATTAATATGGAAGGGTTCACTCGCCTTATTGATGCTTTTAATGGCGTCGAAGTCTACAATGACCTTTCCTTTACAATGGACGGCTCTCAATTTCCAGAAGGGACCATTTCTTTGGACGGC from Shouchella hunanensis includes these protein-coding regions:
- a CDS encoding LCP family protein, which gives rise to MKKKTALKVTALIFGILFLVVIGVGLYIFNDIRNTANQMYEPLGDRQGSSPIRETEIQEGEPISILLAGVDHTPGREEDVVGRSDSIIVMTLNPVERSTKMLSIPRDTRVNIVGRGTTEKINHAHAYGGAEMLINTIEEAFDIPIDHYAGINMEGFTRLIDAFNGVEVYNDLSFTMDGSQFPEGTISLDGEEALKYTRMRYDDPRGDAGRANRQRDVIEALMNEAASLSSITKAGDILDVLGSTVRTDLALGDMWSYQSDYIDALDQVDQIEVNYTGQTIDGLWYAIVNDEEKARVRDEMRSHLDL